The sequence below is a genomic window from Novosphingobium sp. KACC 22771.
TCCTTTGCCGCGCCGCCGCTGACGCTGGCCCAACCGGCGCCATCATCGAGCGTCACGGCCGACCTGCATACGCTGGCGGCCGACCCCATTCCCCCGCTCAAGACGAGAATCATGGGCTATACTGTCACCGCTTTTCCCAAAAGCCGCTGATGCCGACGAATTGTGTTGCGGCGCAAAATATCATTTCCTTAATTCTTTTAAGACGTTGTTTGCCCGATACTTACATCGCTTCGCACTCACCGCGTAATCCTAATGGCTACGTACTAAACCGGATGTGCGATAGCCCTGAACCCACATTGTCCATTACCTTGCCGCCTGCATGCCAAAATCATCGCAGCGCCTTAACCGGCCATGTCGATGAAGCTCGACGATTTTGAGCCAGGCGAATGGAGATGTCTTGTTCAATTTGCGTAAGCTTGCGGCGGTACTCGCCTTTTTTCTGTCCATTGGCGGCCATGGCGAAGCAGGCGCCCAAGGCAATGCTGTATCCAATAGCATAAGCGGCGATGCGGCCGCCAATAGCGCCCGAAAGGGCGCTGTCATCGCCACAGTCAACGGCATCCGTATCTTTGACGAGGATCTGGCGCGCCGGATTCAGGAAGAGCATGGGCCCACCGCCGTGTCGCAGGATGTCCGCCTGCAGACGCTCAAGACCATGATGGCCGAGGTTGCCGTCGATGCCGCCTTTGGCAAGGCGATCAAGAACGATCCGCAATTGCAGGCCGCATTGGAATCCCAACGGCGCAAATTCGTGCTGGCCGCCTATGACAGCAGCCGTTTGCAGGGCATCGAGGTTTCCCCGCGCGAGGTGGACGATTTCATCGCCGCGCATCCCGACTATTTTGGCGGGCGCCGCACCTATCACTATTCACGCGCCGACCTGATCGCCCTGACCCCCAACGCCCAGGCGGAGTTGAACAGCCGCCTGCCCGAATGGCGCAAGGGGGCCGCGATGAACCCGGATGAATTTCAGCTCAATCTGGTCTGGGCGCAGAACCCGGCGTTTCGCATCAGCATGTCGCGCAATTGGGACGGCAGCGAGCAAATCCCGGTTGAGGATCTGGCCGTGCTCAAACAGCTTGACGGCGCGCCGGGCAAGGTAAGCGTTCAATGCAAGGGCGACAGGTGCCACCTGCTGGCGCTGCACGGTTCCTATTCCGACCCTGTTGATCCGGTGCTGGTGCGCGATGCGCTGGCGGCCCAGCTGCGTCAGGTCAAATCGGCGCAGGTAATTGATCGGGCCAATACCGAACTTCTCGCGCGGGCCGATGTCAAGGTGGACGATGCCGCCATGGCCGCGGCAATGGCGCGCGCGTCGTCCTCGCTGACCCGCGACGAAAATGCATCGCGGCGGCGGGTGGTCTGGACGGTCCAGATTCTGGCCCTGCTCGCCTCTTTTGCCTGCGCGGTGCTTATCCTTACCAAAAAGAGCGATAAATACCGCTCGTCCTCCTATCTCGTGCTGATCAGCTACGAACGCTATGTCCGCATCACCTGCGCGCTGCTGCTGCCTTTGGGGATCGCCTTTTTGGGGTTGGTGGTGTTGGGAGCCAACCCCATCGTCAGGCCGGCGATTGACACGCCCGTCATTGCCGGCCTGACACTTTGCGCGGTTACTCTGGCGGTGCTGGCGTGGCGCCATTCCGGGGGCCTGCGCTATGTCTTGCGCCGCCGCCGCTATGGCTTGATCCTCCTGCTGGCCGCGCAGGGCGCCTTGCTGGCGAGCCTGTTCTGATGGGTTCGCCCTCCCTTGAGCGCCGATCCGACCCTGTGCTGCCTTCGGTGTGGAGTTGGGCCGCCTGTGGCCCACGCGCGCTGACCGCGCTGGCCCAGATCGCGCTGCTGGGGCTGGTCGTGCTGGCCTCGGATACCAAATATGCCAACCCGGATCTGTCCGGCGGACGGCTGCAGCAGGCGCTGACATGGTTGCCCTCGCTGATTCAGGGGCTGGTGCTGGGCGGCGCGGCGGGGCTGGCCTATGCCGTCACCAACGATGGCCGATTGATCGAGCGCATCATCAAGGCCCCGGTGCCGCCGCTGATGGCGCTGCTGCATGGTGTGATCGGACTGGTCCTTGTCGCCGGTTCGATCATGACGCCGCCATTGATGGCGCTCGATATGTCGGGGCCGAATGCGGCGCTGCTGTTCTATATGTTCGCCCCGGTGCTGTGGCCGGCCTATCTGGTGTCAGGCTGGATAGTGGCGGTCCCGGCCCAAGCGCTGAAAAACAGACAGCAGTTGGGCGATCTCGTCGCGCTTTGCGGCACGATCACGCTGGCAATGTTCGCGTGGCATTATGTCGAACGCACCCAAAGCGCCAATTCCTATGCGATCACCGATGCCTGCGTAACGATTGCCTCATGGTTCAGCCTGCTGGTCGGCAATCCCATCCACCCGATCGGGATCAATGAACGGGGCTGGCCGCTTTATCAGACCGGCGAAATTACCGTCTCGATCGCCCCGGTCTGCGCGGGGATCGAGGGCTTGTTGCTCACCACTGCGCTGTTGCTGACGCTGGTCGCGCTGGAAAGGCACAGGCTTTATCTTGGCCGCGCGCTGGCGCTGGTGGCGGCGGCGGCGGGGCTGACCTTTGTCATCAATGCGCTGCGTCTGGCGCTGTTGTTCTACATTGGCGATCACTGGTCGCCAGAGATCGCGGTAACGGGCTTTCACAGCAATTTCGGCGTGGTGACCCTGGTGGTGGTTTGCGCCATGTTCACCCTTGCCATTCGCCGCTTTGCCGGGCGCGCACCGGCGCATGGCGCGACGCCCGATGCCGCGCCTCGCCCTGCGCCGGAGGCATCGGCCCATCCCCGCATCGCGCATCACAACGTCCGGTTGATCATCCCCCAGATGGCAATGCTCGCCTGTCTGCTGGTGCTCGGGCTGGCGGCGGGCGAATTTGACTGGCCCTATCCGGTCGGGGTGATGGTGGTGGGCGCGGTATTATGGCGGATGAAGGATTTGCGCCCGCCCGCCACGTGGCAGGTAACGGCTTTGCCGATACTGGCCGGGATGGGCGCCTTTGGCCTCTGGCTGATGCTGGTGCCTGCCGATCCTCTGGCCTCGGCCCGGTTTGAATCCGCGCTGTTTGGCGCGCCCCTTATCGCAAGTTGTCTCTGGCTGGTGTTTCGCCTGGCCGGATCGGTGCTGCTGGCGCCGCTGGTGGAAGAAATGGCCTTTCGAGGCTTTTTGCTCCCCTGGCTGGCCGACCGCGCACAGATCACCCTTCCCCGCCCGATCGCCCGCGCCAGCGCCCTGCTGGTAACGTCGATCGTCTTTGGCCTGGTGCATGCAGACGTTCTGGCGGGGATTGCAGCAGGCCTGGTCTATGGCGCAATCCAAATGCGTCGTGGCCAATACGCCGACGCAATACTGGCGCATTGCGTGACCAATGCATGCCTGTGCCTGTATGCCCTGTCCACCGGCCAATGGAGTTACCTGTAATTCTTTGGCCAATCACCCAACCAACGGGAGATTTTCATGAAAAATGGAATCTTTGCAAGGCTGGCCGCGCTGCTTTTTCTGGCGCTCGCCGTTGCCTTTCCGTCGTTGGCGTCGGCAGCAACAACACCGCTGTTTGACTTCACCGACTATACGTACACGCGCAACACCTACAACAACAAGACCGCGCCTGTGTCTTCGACCGACTCGCTGCTTTCGGTGGCGGCCACGAAGACCAATGCCAGCAGAAGTTCGATTGCCGGCATCAGCTATACCTCGATGGCCAAGGGTTTGTTCAACTTCGATTATTCGGTGGTGACCAACTCGAGCTCGGCGGTCAATTACACGCTGCATTTTGTGGTCAACGGCGTCTCGACGGCCCTCACCGGCTCGTCGGGCACCTATGCCTACAATCTGGAAAACGGGGACACCTTCGGCTGGCTGCTGACCTATACCAAGGGCACCACCAACTCGACGGCCACCCTGAATATCACCAACTTCACTAAGGCTGTGGCCGCGCCGGAAATCGATGGCGCCAAACTGCCGCTGGCGCTGTTGCTGATGGTCCTGCTGTTTATCGCAGGCCGTTATCGCATGAAGGCAAAAGATCTGGTCGCCTGATAAAGTGACCTTTTCCTTGCACCACATGCCAATCTGAAAAGGGCATCGCTTGGGTTCATTCCCTTGCGGTGCCTTTTTTCTCATGGGGACTTTCCATGAACCGAACCCGCCTTGCCTGCCTCTTGACCCTTGCGGCCAGTGTGTCCTGCACTGTACCGGCCTCATCGCCCGCCGCGCCGCGCGGATGGCGGCCGGAAACGCCGCGTCTGGGCATCAATCTCTCGATGGTGGGAAGCCCCTTTCCCGAAATTCCCTTTGTGGATGTGTTCAAACAGTTCGACCCATGGATCATCCGGGGCACCGCCCTTTACGGCAAGACAACATTGGTCAATGGCTGGATCACCGAATTGGCCGAGGGGCAATTTGCGCAGGCCTGCACCTTTCAGCGTTTCAATCAGGGCCATTATCCGGCGGGCCGCTACACCGTACTGTATGACGGCCGGGGCGAACTGACCGCGCGCGGCAGCCTCAAAATTGTCGAGGACCGCCCCGGACGACTGCTGATTGACGTCACGCCCAGTGCTGATCCGAAAAAGAGCGGCATCTGTCTGATCGAGAATGCAACGGCGCCGGATGACCCCATCCGCAATATCCGCGTCATCCTGCCCGGCTATGAACAGACCTATCAGCGCGATCCCTTTTATCCGCCATTTTTGCGCGCGCTCAAACCGTTTGGCACCATCCGCTTCTTGCCATGGACCGGGATTGCCCGATCCGATGTGGTGGAATGGTCAGAGCGCCGCCCGGCAAATTACGCCACCCAGGCGCTCAGCTTCTCGCCCAGCACCGAGCCAGTGACGCGGACCGGCGTGGCGCTGGAGTTTCAGATCGCGCTGGCCAACCGGCTGGGTGCCGATCCATGGCTGAACGTGCCGGTTCGCGCATCGGACGATTACATCCGCCAGATGGCAATCTATGTGCACAGCCATCTGCGGCCCGACCTGCATCCCTATATCGAATTTTCCAATGAGATCTGGAACGGCCGCTTTGCCTCCGACTATAACTATGCCCGCGAGATGGGCACGCTGATGGAGCTGGATTCCTCGCATAATCATGCCAATGCCGGGCTTTATTGGTACGCCTTGCGCGCCACACAGATGTTCGACATCTGGAACGCGGTCTATGGCCGCGATGCGGGCAAGATCGCGCATGTCATCGCCGGACAGCAGAATTGGCCGCGCGAGGCCGAAATCATCCTTTCCTATCGCGACACCTATCGCAAGGCCGATGTGCTGGCGGTGGGCGGCTATGTCTCGCCCTATCGCTATCGCGATATGTCCCATCCCGAAACGGCAAGCCAGATCGCCCAGCGGACACCGGCCGAGGTGATGGACAGCCTCAATCAGGCGATCACCGCATCAGCGGCATCCATCGCGCTCCATCGCAGCATTGCCCGGCGCTATGGGCTGGGGATGGTGGTTTATGAAGGGGGCACCGATTTTGAAACGGGCATGGTTCCTCCCCCTTTCCGGGCCAAGATCGATGCCCTGTTTGCCAAGGTTCAGGAAGATCCCAGGATCGGCGAGGCCTATCGCCGCCTGCTCGACATACAATTTGCACAAGGGACGACCCTGTTCAACCATTTCTGCGACGTGATGCCGCCTGCGGCCGGTGGCCACGGCATGCTGAACTGGCAGGATCAGCCGCTGGCCACCTCGGCCAAATATCAGGTGCTCAGCCGCTATTTCGCGCGCAAGCGCTGATGACAGGGCGCCCCGTGCGGCAGCGGGGCGCCTACACCCTCAATTGCGCCCTTCCGCCTCCCAGGCGCTGCCCAGACCCAGTCTGGCATAATCGGGCTGGGCCACCGCCGGGCCGCGAAAGCGCGGGGCCGGACGCTCAACACCGCGCGGCGCGACACGGGCCGGATTGCCGCCAGCCGGAGTGTGGGGCTTGGAGTGATCGTCCATGACAAAACCTTTCCTTGAAACGGTCCGCCACCCTTCGGGCGCTACCGGCATGAGCGGAAAGTTTAGGAGCCTGAATAATCGAGACAATCAGGCCCGATGACAGGAAAGTAATACCTATTGGCTAGGCGGGAGGCTGATGAACGTATAGAACTGACCGGCGATATCTATCATCACGCCTGCGACCTCTTTGCCGCCCGATGGATTTTGATCCCCTTTCTCCCAATATCATAACCTGTTTAGGCGACTAGCTATGACGACCTCCCGCATGAGAGGGGTGAGGAACGCCATGTTCCTTCCATGGGGACCGCCCCCTTGGCTTTGCCCGAACCGCCCCACTTGTTCAGCTTAAAGGATTGATCACATGCCCATACTTATCTCCGGCGGCCCGCCTATGATTACGGCCGGGGTCGCTGGGCCATCCACTGTGCAGGAGAAAGCCGCATGAGGATCGCGGTAACGGGCCGAAACGGTCAGGTCGTGACCTCGCTGATTGAGCGGGCGGGCGTGGGTGTCGAAGTCATTGCGCTGGGGCGGCCGGAGATGGATCTGGGCGATCTGGCTACGATTGCCCCGGCGATTGCCGCGGCGCGGCCCGATGTGGTGGTTTCGGCTGCGGCCTATACCGCCGTCGACCGGGCCGAGAGCGAGGAGGAGGCCGCCTTTGCCGTCAATGCCGCCGGGGCAGGCGCCGTGGCGGCGGCCGCGCAGGCGCTGGGCGTGCCGGTGATCCATATTTCCACCGATTATGTGTTCGACGGCACCAAGCCTGATCCCTATGTGGAGAGCGATCCCGTCGCCCCGCTCGGCGTCTATGGCCGGTCCAAACTGGCGGGCGAACAATTGGTGCTCGCGACCGCCCCCGATGCGGTGATCCTGCGCACGGCGTGGGTTTACAGCCCGTTTGGCGTCAATTTCGTCAAAACCATGTTGCGTCTGGCGGAAACGCGCGAGGAACTGGGCGTGGTGGCCGACCAGATCGGCAATCCCACCAGCGCGCTCGACATTGCCGATGCGGTGCTGGCGATCGCCTTTCGCCTTTACAGCGCGCCCGACACCGCGCCGCGCGGCATTTTCCACATGACCGGCACCGGCGAGGGCAGTTGGGCCGATCTGGCCGAAGCGGTTTTTGCCGCCAGCGCCGCGCTGGGCGGCCCGGCTACGCAGGTGCGAAAGATCACCACCGCCGATTATCCCACCCCCGCCGCCCGCCCCGCCAACTCGCGGCTCTGCTGCGATCGGCTTTACGAGGCCTATGGCCTGCGACTGCCCGCATGGCGCGATGCGGTCAAAGCCACTGCGGCGCGTCTGGTCGCGCCTGTCCTATAGGAAGGATCCTTCACACCGCCGCCTCTCCATACCGAAAGCACATCGCATCATGCGGGCAAAACATTGGTTGCCGCCTTGCCCGCGCGATAGGCCTTGTATCCATTCCACGTCCCATGCCGCACCGCCGGCCAACGAAAGGACCACCCTATGGAGAGGCCCCTCTACCGTTCCATCGCCATGATCGCCACGCTCTGCGCAGGCGGCGCGGCGGTGGCGCAAATGCCTTCGCCCCCTCCCGCCGGCCCTGCCGCCTATCCGGCGCAGGCCGTCTATCCCAAGGAAAACCGCGAGGCGGTGGGCCGCGAACTGGCCGCCGCGCGCAAGATCGCGGGCGCGGATCTGGAGGCCGAGTTCAACTGGCGCTGTTTGATCAGCCCGCTTGATCGCAATCTGGTGATGGGGGTCCAGCATGACGGGCTGGTTCCGGCCACGCGGGTCTTCGACAATCTCTATTCCATCGGCCAGAATTCCGTCTCGGCATGGGCGATCGACACGCCGCAGGGCATCATCGTCATCGACGCATTGAACAGCCCGGATGAGGCACGCGACATCCTTGTGCCCAATATGCAGAAGCTGGGACTTGACCCCAAGCGCATCAAATATGTCATCGTCACGCATGGGCATGGCGATCATTGGGGCGGGGCCAAATTCCTGCAGGATACGTATGGCGCGCGCATTGTCGCCTCGGCCACCGATTGGGCGATGATGGAAAGCCCTTCACGCGGGGGCGGGCCTTTCGCCTCATTGGTGCCGCCGCGCCATGACATCGAGGCCAGGGATGGCGACAGCGTGACTTTGGGCGATTATGCGGTGAAAACCTATATCACGCCGGGCCATACGCCGGGCACGCTCTCGCTGGTCTTTCCGGTGTTTGACCAAGGGGTGCGTCACAACGCGGGCCTGATGGGCGGGACGGGTGGAGGCAGCACCGCTCCTGCCGCGCGCCAGCAGATCGCCTCGCTGGCCCGTTGGCAGGGGATCACCAAGGCGGCGGGCGTCGATGTGCTGGTGACCAACCATCCGGTGCATATGGCCGCGACCGAGAAGGAGGCGCTGATCCGCTATGGCGCGACCGGCGGGGCCAATCCCTTCATCTATGGTGTGGACAAATATCAGCGCTATATGGGCGTGATGAGCGCCTGCAGCCGGGTGCAACTGGCCCGAATGGGCGAAGCGGCCGAATAATCCGCGCAAGAGAAAACCCCCGCTCCCGAAACGCAGGGAGCGGGGGTTTCTTTATGCCTGCGCGCCGATCCGCTCGATCTTGCCGACAAGGAACAGGTAGGACAGGGCCGCCGCCAGAGCGCTGCCCGCCACCAGCATCAGCACGAGATCGAAAGAGCCGGTTTCCTTCAGGATCCAGCCAATCAGGATCGGCGTGGTAATCGAGGAAATATTGCCGAACATATTGAAAATGCCGCCCGAGAGCCCGGCACTGTCGCGCGGCGCCACATCGGCCACCACCGCCCAGCCCAGCGCGCCCACGCCCTTTCCGAAAAAGGCGAGGCTCATGAACAGCAGCACCAGCGTATTGGAATGGACGAAATTGCAGCCAAGGATGGTGAGCGCTCCCAGCATCCCCGCCACCACCGGCGCCTTGCGCGCCCAGGTCAGCGACACGCCGCGCCGCAGCAGCCAGTCCGACCAGATCCCGCCCAACACCCCGCCGATGAAGCCGCAGACCGCCGGCATCGTGGCGAACAGCCCGGCCTTCATCACCGAAAGCCCGCGCGCCTGAACCAGATAGACCGGGAACCAGGTGATGAAGAAATAGGTCAGCGTGTTGATGAAGAACTGGCCGGAATAAAGGCCCCACAGCGTCGGCGTGGTCAGCAAAACGCGCATCTTGCGCCGGTTTTCCGCCTTGGCCGCGTCGGGGTCGACCAAAGGCTGCGCCACCGGATCGACCAGCGCCCCGCCCTCGACCAGCAGGCCCAGTTCGCCCGCCCCAAGGCGCGGATGATCGCGCGGATCGCGCACAACCCGGCCCCAGAACAGCGAGACGACCAGCCCCAGCGCCCCCATCGTGACAAACACCCATGGCCAGCCGAAATCGGCCACGATCCACCCCATCAACGGGGCAAACAGCACAGTGGCGAAATATTGCGCCGCATTGAACACCGCCGAGGCCGTGCCCCGCTCGCGCGCGGGAAACCAACTGGCCACCACGCGGGCATTGGCGGGGAAACTGGGCGCTTCGGCCAGACCGACCAGAAAGCGCAGGGCAAAGAGCGCCGTCACGGCGGCGGCTCCGCTCAGCCACACCACCGCGCCATGGGCCACCGTGATGATCGACCAGGCCACGATCACCCACAGATAGACTCGCGGCGCCCCGAACCGGTCGAGCAGCCAGCCCCCCGGCACCTGCGCGATGACATAGGACCAGCCGAAAGCGGAAAAAACGATGCCCAGTTGCAGCGGGTCGATGCCCAGATCCTTCGACAGCGAGGGCGCGGCCAGCGAGAGCGCAGAGCGCACCGCATAATTGATGATGGTGACGCCGAACAGCATCGCCAGCACGCCCCAGCGCAGGCGGCCGACGCGGGTGATTGCCTCCATGACCTTGCTCCTCAATCCTGCGCGTGGTCGGTGCAGCCTTGGGCGTCGATGCGGCAACTGGCCTCGGTCCACGCCCGCGCCTGATCCGAGAGAGTAACGCCAAGACCGGGGCGGGTGGAAAGCATCATCCGTCCGCCCTCAAGGATCTGGCGCTCGTTGAACAGCGGGTCGAGCCAGTCGAAATGTTCAACCCATGTGCCCAGCGGATAGGCAGCCGAGACATGGACATGGATTTCCATCGCGAAATGGGGGGCCATCATCAGGCCCGCCTGCTCGGCGCGCGCGGTCACGCGCTGAAACTGGGTGATGCCGCCCACGCGCGCGGCATCGGGCTGGATGAAATCGACCGCGCGCGCGTCGATCATCACGAAATGCTCGGCGGCGCTCACCAGCATCTCGCCCGAGGCGATGGGCGTGTCGATCGCGGCGGCAAGGGCCGCGTGGCCCTCGATATCATAGGCGTCGAGCGGCTCTTCGATCCAGACGAGACCATATTGCTCCATCGCGCGGCACATGCGCAGGGCCGTGGGGCGGTCCCATTGCTGATTGGCATCGACCATCAGCGCCACGCGCCCGTCGATCTGCTTGGCCACCGCCTCAAGGCGGGTCAGGTCAACCTTGGGATCGGGATGGCCGACCTTGATCTTGATCCCGCCGATGCCGCCGGCGATCGAGGCCTCCACATTGTCCAGCACCTCGGGCAGGGGTGAGGAAAGGAAACCGCCCGAGGTGTTGTAGCTGAGCACGCCATCGCGCCATGCCCCAAGCAGCCGCCCCAGAGGCAGGCCCGCCCGCTTGGCCTTCAGATCCCACAGGGCAATGTCGATGGCCGCGATCGCCTGTGTTGAAAGGCCCGAACGGCCGACCGATGCCCCGGCCCAGACCAGCTTGTTCCACAGGCGGCCGATATCGGCAGGGTTTTCCCCGATCAAGGCGTCGGCCACTTCGCGCGCATGGGCATACATGCCCGGCCCGCCCGCACGCTTGGAATAGGAAAAGCCCAGGCCGCTGTGCCCGTCCCTCGTCTCGATTTCGGCAAAGAGCATGGCCACGCGGGTCAACGGTTTCTGGCGGCCGGTAAACACCTTGGCATCGGAAATCGGCGTCGCGAGAGGCACCCAGGCGAGGCTGAGCTTGATGGCGCAAATCGTATCGGTGGGCATGACAGTCCTCTCGCGGATTTATCTCTTGGGCGCCATGATCGCGGGGGATCGATGCGCGATCAACCGCCAAGGCGGCATCGGTCGATAGGAAATTCGCATTGGTCTTGGACGCGTCATGGGGCCATGCGGGTAAAAATATCAGGATGGAGAGAGCCCGGATGCAGATTACCGCCCTGCGCGTGACGCCGATTGCCTTTCGGGATCCGCCGCTGCTCAACGCCGCCGGGATCCACGAACCCTATGCGCTGCGCTCGATCATCGAGGTTGAGGCGGGCGGCTTTACAGGTCTTGGCGAAAGCTATGGCGATGCGCCGGTGCTGGCCGCGCTGATGGCTGCAGCGCCCGATCTGGTGGGCCTGTCGATCTATGATCTCAACGGCCTGCATGACCGTCTGAGCGCCGCGCTTGCCCGCCTGCCCGCAGCGCAAGCTGGGGCCGAACTGGCGCCCGGATCGCAACCTTCGCGCCTGCTGGGCAATTGCTTTTCCGCCTTCGAGGTCGCGCTGCTCGATCTTCAGGCCAAGGCGGCGGGTGTGCCTTTGCATGAATTGCTGGGCGGGGCGGTGCGGCGCGAGGTGCCGTTCTCGGCCTATCTCTTCTTCAAATATGCCCGTCATATCGAGCCGGAAGAGGCCCCCGACGGATGGGGCGAGGCCATCACCCCGCAGGGCATTGTGGCGCAGGCGCGCCGGATGATCGACCTTTACGGCTTTGGCTCGATCAAGCTGAAGGCGGGCACGCTGCCCCCCGACATTGAGGTGGCGAGCATCGAGGCGCTCTCTCGCGCTTTTCCCGGGCTGCCCTTGCGAATCGACCCCAATGGGGCGTGGAGCATGGAGACCGCATTAAAGGCGGCGGAAAAGCTGGGCCCGCTGATCGAATATTATGAGGATCCGGTGGCGGGCCATGACGATATGGCTGCGCTGCATCGCCAGACCGGCCTGCCGCTGGCCACCAATATGATCGTCATCGACTTTCCGGGCCTGCGCGAGAGTGTGGCGAAGAATTCGGTGCAGATCGTGCTGTCCGACCACCACTACTGGGGCGGATTGCGCGCGACACAAAACCTCGCCGCGATGTGCGACACTTTCGGGCTGGGCCTTTCGATGCACTCCAATTCGCATCTGGGCATCAGCCTGATGGCGATGACTCATCTGGCCGCGACCACGCGCAATCTGACCTATGCCTGCGACACGCATTATCCGTGGGTGGAGGAGGAAGACGAAGTGATCGCGGGCGGCAAGATACCCATCACCGGGGGCTGTGTGCGGATCACCGATGCGCCGGGCATCGGTGTGGAGATCGACCCGGAACGGTTGGCCCGCGCCCATGCGATGTTCAACCGCATCACCATCCGCACCCGTGACGACTTGGGCCAGATGCAGAAGTATGATAAGAGCTTCACCGGAAAAAAGCCAAGATATTGAATAAGTCGCGCGATCAGGCTCGCCTGCTGCATGACGGGGGGAAGAGGCCTTGTTTGAACTGATCCAATTGCGCTGCTTCGTGGCCGTGGCCGAGGAACTGCATTTTGGCCGGGCCGCCGCCCGCCTCAACATGACCCAGCCGCCGCTCTCGCGCCATATTCAGGTGCTCGAACGGGTCATGAAGGTGCCGCTGTTCTACCGCTCCAGCCGGACGGTAAAGCTGACGGCGGCGGGTTCGGCCTTTCTGGTCGAGGCGCGGCGCGTGGTGCAATTGGCCGACAGCGCGGTGGCCACCGCGCGCGCGGCGGCCGAGGGGCGGCATGGGTTGGTCAGCCTGGGCTTTACCGCCGCCTCGGGCTATTCCTTCCTGCCGCGCTTTATCGCCAATGTGCAGAAAATCCTGCCCGATGTGCGCTTTGTGTTGAAGGAAATGGTCAGCGACGAGCAGATCGAGAGCCTGTTGTCGGGCCGGATCGATCTGGGATTCCTGCGCCCGCCGGTGCGCCATCCCGCGATGGTCTCGCAGGAAGTGCTGCGCGAACGTTTCATCATCTGCTCTCCGGCCAGCGTGCCGGAGGAGGAACGCCCGCGCCGTCTGGCCGATTTCGACCGCCTGCCCTTCATTACCTATGCGCCGGATAAGGCTCGCTATTTCCACGATCTGCTGGCGGGCCTTTTCGCAGGCGCGCGGGCCGAGCCGCGCTTTGTCCAATATCTGGCCCAGATCCACACTGCGCTGATGCTGGTAGGCGCGGGCCATGGTTATGCGCTGGTGCCCGAAAGCTCGCGGCGGCTTCACCCGGACGGCGTGGTCTTTTCCGAACTGGAGGATGGCGAACCGATCGTGGAATTGCAGGCGGCATGGCGACGCGATGCGGATAATCCGGCGCTGCTGGCGCTGGTGCCGCGATTGATGGAATTGTGCGCCCCGGATGGATGCTGATCCATCGATGCCGGG
It includes:
- a CDS encoding glucarate dehydratase family protein: MQITALRVTPIAFRDPPLLNAAGIHEPYALRSIIEVEAGGFTGLGESYGDAPVLAALMAAAPDLVGLSIYDLNGLHDRLSAALARLPAAQAGAELAPGSQPSRLLGNCFSAFEVALLDLQAKAAGVPLHELLGGAVRREVPFSAYLFFKYARHIEPEEAPDGWGEAITPQGIVAQARRMIDLYGFGSIKLKAGTLPPDIEVASIEALSRAFPGLPLRIDPNGAWSMETALKAAEKLGPLIEYYEDPVAGHDDMAALHRQTGLPLATNMIVIDFPGLRESVAKNSVQIVLSDHHYWGGLRATQNLAAMCDTFGLGLSMHSNSHLGISLMAMTHLAATTRNLTYACDTHYPWVEEEDEVIAGGKIPITGGCVRITDAPGIGVEIDPERLARAHAMFNRITIRTRDDLGQMQKYDKSFTGKKPRY
- a CDS encoding LysR family transcriptional regulator — protein: MFELIQLRCFVAVAEELHFGRAAARLNMTQPPLSRHIQVLERVMKVPLFYRSSRTVKLTAAGSAFLVEARRVVQLADSAVATARAAAEGRHGLVSLGFTAASGYSFLPRFIANVQKILPDVRFVLKEMVSDEQIESLLSGRIDLGFLRPPVRHPAMVSQEVLRERFIICSPASVPEEERPRRLADFDRLPFITYAPDKARYFHDLLAGLFAGARAEPRFVQYLAQIHTALMLVGAGHGYALVPESSRRLHPDGVVFSELEDGEPIVELQAAWRRDADNPALLALVPRLMELCAPDGC